CGTCCAAGCCGGCATCCTGATGGCCGCGGCGCTGTCGCCGCTGTATTGGAACTTGTTCGCCAAGATGCCCGAGCTCTGGTTCGACGCCGAGAGCTACTATCAGCACGGACCCCTCGTCCCGTTTGCGGCGGGCTACATCATTTACAAGAAGTGGCCCAAGATCATCCAGACCGACGCCAAACCAACTTGGTTTCCGTTGCTGCTGATGATCCCGCTGCTTCTGCTTGTGGTCGTCGCGGCGCGGACGAACATGATCGGCGTCGCGTCGGGGACGTTAATCCTCGTCCTCTTGCTGACTAGTTGGTGCCTGTTCGGCTTTCGGTGGGCTTTGAAGATGGCTCCCGGGCCGCTCTTCCTGGCGTTTGCATTTCCTTTCTGGAATGGGTTGATCGACAAATACACCCTGAACCTTCAGATTTTTTCAACCTCAGGCTCCTACTATATGCTGAAGTTGTTGGGCATGCAGCCTTTCCGGCAGGGGCCGACGGTCATCCAACTGCCAAAGTTTTCCCTCAATATTGCGGCTGAGTGTTCGGGCATGAAGATGACGCTCGCGATGATCGCGTGTGTCACATTTATCGCCCTCGTCTCCAACATCAAGTGGTGGGGCAAGATCTTGCTCGCCGTCATCGCCATTCCCCTGTCCCTCGCGATGAACTCCTTGCGCATCGGACTGATCGGCGTTTTCGGTAATGAAATGGGTCATGACGCCGGAATGTGGATGCATGACTACGGTAGCTACGGTGTCTTGGCCTTGAGCTTCTACATTCTCTACAAAGTCGCCCAGAAACTGGGGTGGGACGCGTGAAAACAATCTACTGGTCTTTGGTCGTCATGTTCTTGGCTTGTGGCCTGTATCGTATCTTCGGGCTCCAGATCCAGAACTTCAAGATGAAGGACGAAGCATGGCTATTGTCCATTGTTCCGTCGCAGGTCGAGGACTACAACGTGGTTCCGAGTGAGTTCAGTCCCAAGGCCAGCTACCGGATGGACGCAAAGACGTACACCGCATTGAAACCGATCGGTATCGCCGGGCAGACGTACCGTGGGCCTAGGGGGACTATGGACGCCGTTGTCATTGCTGGGGACCGGATGGAAAGCTTCCATGATCAGCGATGGTGCTTTGCTGGTCAAGGTTGGGAGGTCACGGATGAGAAGAAACAAACACTTGATGTCCCAGGCTATGGCAAGGTGCCGATGTGGACCATGAAACTCCGTCGAGGCAACGAAGAACCCCGTTTGGCGGCGTTCACCTTCAAGACCCCGGTCGGATTCCGTACTGAGTATCAAAAGGGACAGATCGACTACTTGGTCAGTGAGTTCAAGACAGGACACCCCAACGTGGGCTTCTCATTCCGTTTCATCGAAATGGACACGAGTATGTCGGAGAAGGACTTCTACGACTTCGTCAAGGCCTACTTCGTGACTTCGAAGCAGACTAGCAAGAACGTCCTTTGATCCGTCTTTTGGTCGGCGAGACATGAGGATCAGTCACATATCTCTGGGGCGGTTCCATCATTTCTCGTTGTGTCGTCTCCTGCACGAACGGGGGTTGCTAGAAACGTTCTTTGTCGCCTACCCCCAATGGAAGGTCAGGCCAGACAATCTCCCGATGGACAAGGTCCGTACGTTCCCCTGGATATGGGGCCTCTACCATTTGAGGCTTGGCAAAGAGGATCGCATCACCAAAGACCTTGCTCTATATGCTAGGAAATCATTGTCGAGATTCGCGGCAACCCGTCTCGGGAATACGACTGCCCTGGTAGCTATGTCGGCGAGCGGCCTGGAGGCAGGTCGTGAAATGAAGCGGCTCGGGGGAACCTGGTTTTGTGACCGAGGCTCGGCCCACATTCAATATCAGGACCAGTTGCTGAGAGAAGAGCATGCGAAGTGGTCGGTGCCCTATGAGCACATCGATCCTCGGGTGATTGAACGGGAGTTGGCCGAGTATGAAGAGGCCGACGCAGTATTGGTGCCCTCAGAATTTGCCCGAAGGTCGTTTATCCAGCAGGGGGTCCATGCGAACAAAGTCATCAAGATTCCGTACGGGGTAGATCTGCGAGACTTCTACCCCGGCGGAGGGCGTCCTGACGGTGTGTTTAGGATCCTCTTCGTCGGTGGCGTGACGCTCCAAAAGGGAATCCCTTACCTGCTTCAGGCAGTTGGCCGCCTTCATGGCGACGTCGAGCTGGTCATTGTTGGGGACGACAGCCTGATGCCGGCGGGTGTCCTCGGCCAATTTGACACTGCCAAGGTTCGTTGGCTGGGCAAACAGCCTCGGTCCGAAGTTCGGACGTGGATGCAGCAGTCGCACGTCCTGGTTTTGCCAAGTGTCCAGGACGGCTTTGGTCTCGTGATGGCGGAGGCAATGGCATGTGGTTGCACGGTGGTCGCCTCGCACAACACGGGCATCCACGACATAGTCGACGATGGTGTTGAAGGGTTTTCGGTACCCGTCGGAGATGCGGTTGCTCTGGCAGAGAGAATACAGTCATTGGTGGACGATCCGGCTATGACGCGACGTATGAGTGAGGCGGCCATCGCGAGGGTATCGCGGCTTGGCGGATGGAACACCTACGCAGACGGACTGATCTCTGCGCTGACGGAGGTAGGCGGACTTCACAAGACTCTCGTAAAGTAGCGAGTGGCGTCGGCAAATTTGCTCCGTTGATTTTACTGTTTACGCAAATCTGATATGTTGGCCTAGCATTCTTAATTACCGTCAGCTTCTGAGCTGGTGGAACAAGAAGCCCTAGGAGCCCTATGAAAGGTTTGAATGCATCTGTGTTCCGTGTCGGACTGACTGCCCTCAGCATGAGCGTGTGCTGCTTTGCCTCTGCCCAGCTGAACCTGTATGTTTCGACCCAAGGTAAAGACACATGGTCGGGGATGCTCAGTGCACCGAACTCAGCAGGGACGGACGGCCCCAAAAGGACTCTCGCCGGTGGGCGTGACGCTCTGCGGAAGATCCGAGCGGGCCAGACACCCGGTGGCGTGGTCAGTGCGGCAGAAGTCTCCGCCGCCAAGCGGACCTTTCTTGGTCGTGGAGCAACCGTGAACGTGGCGAGCGGCGTCTATGACGCCAAGAACCCCATCGTGTTCGACTCCCGGGACAGTGTCCCCTCGCGGCGCGTGACGATCACGTACAAGGCGACGACCAACCGGGCCGCGGTCCTTGACGCAGGCTATTCGGTGACCAACCTGGCCCGACCGAGTGCTGCATTTTGGACTACCGAAACCCGAGTCGACCCAAGTTTTCGGTCGCAGGTCTATGTCGCCGATATTTCCGGGGCGGGGGACATGGGACGGCTGACCTTCCGTATGCCGGGTTGGAACGCGATGTGGTCGGACGTGTCCTTCCGGTTGATCCCCAACTACAACCAGTCTGCGGAGCTGGTCATTGACAACGAAGCCATGCATCTGGCCCAATGGCCCAATGAGGGTGTCGTCGATATGAACGGGATGAACGGTGAGCCACGGTTCCACAATGGCCACGCCTTCATCACGCGACCCGGGCCGTCGAACAACTACTCGGACTCCAACTCCTCCAATTGGATCTATGAGTTCGAGGCCGACTTTCGGGGGCTCAAGACACCTGAGACGATTGACGCCAATTCCGACATTTGGGTCCGTGGGTGTATGAACGCCTCCAAGTTTAAGGAGTACTGGGAGCATGTGACCAAACTAGACTTCTCCGGCGGCCAGTCCGCCGGGCTGTTGCGGTTCGATCCTGTTGCCACATTCTATCAGACAAATGCCGGACGGCAGGTCTCAGGGAACGGTGAACCTGGACGATATACCATTGTCAACTCCCTCTATGAACTCGACGCTCCTGGTGAGTACTACATCGACCGTCTGAACAAACGGCTCCTCGTCATTCCGCCCGCAACCTTTGTTCCGGGTGTCTCGTCAGTCAAGCTGACAATGAACCAGCAGCCCATTATCCAGGCTAATGGCCTGCGTGGAGTCACATTTGACGGTCTCGTCTTGCAAAACGGACGCTTTATGGGTGCGTACTTCAAGGACTGCTACAACGTGACCTTCAAGAACGGTACCGTCCAAAATGTCGGTCACAACGGCGTCACGATTGATAATAGCTATCGGACCAACGTTCAGAGCAACGTCATCACCGACACCGGTCAGGGTGGCATCGACGTCCAGTCCGGGGACCGCGCGACATTGACCCCAAGTGGCAACGTGCTTGCAGACAATGTGATCAAGCGCTGGGGCCGCACGATGCGATTCTACACTGGCGCTGTCCGCCTAGACGGATGTGGTAACTCCATGCTCAACAATACGGTGGCCGACGGCATGGGCGAGGCGGTCGTTCTCCATGGTAACGAGCAGATCATCAGTGGTAACCACTTCTCACATACCACCTATGATGCTGGTGACTCTGGCGTCATTGTGAACGGACATGATGTGTCGGATCACGGCAACGTGATCAGCAACAACTACTTCGAGGAGATCCGATCCCTGCCCTATAGCACCTGGCCGGTGACCGCACTCTTTGTCGATGGCGCCGGCGGCGGTACAACATTTGACAACAACGTTGTCGTCGGGGCCGACAAGGCGGTGAACATCCTCGCCACCTGTGATATCAACGTTCGCAATAATGTGTTCATGAACGTGAGTGGCTACGCCGTCCGTGCGAGCAGTTCCCCCTTTGCCCCAAATGGAAACTATGTGACCCGAGCGAACCAGATGCCGTGGCGCGGCAGCCTGTGGTCAAAGAAGTATCCGAACCTGGCCGACTGGTTGTCGACCCTGACTCCTGCGCCACGTCACTACAATATCTCGAACAACATCTACGTCAATTGCGGAGTCGGCCTTGCGGACAAGGTGAGCTGGGGCAAGGTGTTTGCTGTTGGAGGCGTAAACCACTACAATGTAGACCAATCAGTCTCACCATTCGTTGACGCTCCCGGTGGCAACTTCACCCTGAGATCCGACAAAGTCGGTTTGGTTCCTGGTTGGACGCCACTGAACACCGACACAATGGGTTCTAGGACGATCCCGGACGGAACAGGCTCGGAGTTCTAGCCGAAGTCGGCACCAGAATTGACTATGGTCAGGCCGAAGTTATCGGCTTGACCATAGTCAATTCTGGGTTCCTCCGTTTCACCAAGGCATTGGACATCCAAAGGAGGGTGACAAACGCAATGCAAACCAATGGGGCGAAGCCAAGGATTTGGCTCGTGATTGTTGCAATAGATCCCTCAGTAAAGGTCATCGTGGCCTGGAACATGATGCCTAGGGCAGCAGCATTGAACATAAGAGTATGGCCAAAGATGGTCCGATAGACCGAAATCATGACAAGTGCAAGAATCATTGACACAAAGAAGATGCCTGACCATCCATAGGAGATCAGTGCGTCAGCAGTGAATCCCATCGAGATCTGCGTCCCATAGTCGCCGTAATTGACCAAACCCGTTCCCTTATGGGCAAGAAAGTTGGTGGTGCTGACGAGCGGCTTGTCTCGGTTAAAGATGCTGGGTGTGGCCAGCCGGAATCCCCAGATCGTAGTCTCGGCACCGAGAGGCTCCTTATCAAGATTCGAAGCGATGAGTGAGTCGATAACTGGGAGTAGAGTCAACCGGTCAAGCGTCCGGTTGTCTGGAAGGCCACGATAATAATAAAGCCTACGAGTGCTGTAAAGTCTCTTGGCCGCTTCACGATCCTTCTTCGAGACGTACAGCGACTTGTCTGTCATGAACCTACCCAGTAAGGACATGGCCTTGGGAAGCCGTTCTTCTAGTCGGCCTTCACGGAATTCAGACCGTCCGTACAGGGCAAATGGAGAGAACGTCGTTTGGTAGAAAACTAACAGTACAGCGAACACCAAGACCTCGCCTAGTCGGAATTTATGCCGGAACAAGAGCGCGGTGAGACCAATGATGAGGACGGGGCCAATAAAGTTCTGGCGTGAAGCATTGACCGTGGCAAAGAGAAACTCAAGAACGAGGGCGGCGACGAGGAGCGGGCTAAAGATGCGCTTCTTGTCTAAGATAGATGCCGCGGCGAGGAGGCTCATGCCGATTAGGGCGGCATTTGACACTGTGCGCGCGAACCCGTAGGTGCCACCAGATTGGAAGTAGCGGGTAACGGGCATGGCGAGAAGAAAAACGATTGCTACGGTTGAAGCGCTGAGCGTCAGTAGGCCGATCATCCTCAAGCGCTTGGAGTCTAGGCGTGGTGGCAAGATTGACCGCCATGACTCATACTTGAAGAATCTGAGTAGAACCGCGGCGGCCATAAAGCCTGCCATACCGATCACGCAGGCCAGCATTGTGGGGACCGGGGCGAGCAGATCCTTGTCCGGTGCTTCCATGATCACCGTCTTGATGACCTGGCCAAGGCCAACATGAATGGTGGCGCAGACTGAAATGATGAAGCCGCCGATGCTAAACGGCCCGCCCAACAGGTGAATCGTGGTCCAAGCAAAGGCACCATAGAGCATCACCAAGAACGCAAAGGTCACATCGGTGCCGATGGCAAGTTGCGCGAGGAAGAAGACAACGAAAAACGTTGCCGCCAACACATGCCTGACTGGAAGCCGTCGGCGGGCTGGCGTGAGGTCGGTCAACTGTGTCGCTGCTGCCATGCTCTTGTGGTTCATTATGGCTGAGAACGGGCTGGTCATCCCTTGGGATCGCGGGTGAGCCAGGCTTTCAACCTGTCGGGGGGCCGCGTCACCTGCAGCAGAAATGCTGAGGGCTTCATCTCGAGCAAGTGACAGCCGGTGGGCACAATGACTGTGATCATCGCGACCTCGGCCGCCGCCATAAGCGTTGCGGCGCCCTCTATTCCAAACCTCTGGGCCACAAAGAACGTGGCCACGCAACACCCAAACATCGTGAGGACGTAGGCTGTGCTGGCTTTGGCCGTACGGTTGATCGACAGCAGTCCGGCGGCAAGCGGTGACCAAATCGAGTTGAACACGGCGGCAAGAAGCATCGCGGTCAAGCTCCAGAGGTCGATCGTCTTCGTCTTTGTCCAGAAGTGATAGAAGGGCGGTCCGACCACCATCATCAGGGGCAAGAAACAGACTGCGATCCAAAAGGCCCTTTGCGTGGTGCTCAGGATCAAGGCACGGGCCCTGGTTATCTCACCGGCCCCGTACATCCGTGAAAACTCAACCGCGGTGGAGAATCCCAGTCCGCCAACGACCTGGTTGGACACCCGGGCCAACTTGCGCGAACTGGCCAACACGCCGCCGGTCGCCGCCCCGGTCGCCAGGGCCAGTGCCTGCGCAAATCCTTCGACACTGAGGATCGAGGCACCGGAGTACACGGTGATAAAGAATGCGGGCCGCATCATTTTGACCGCGATATCACGGTCGAAGTGCTTGTAGCCTGGCCGCAACCACGTGTTGATGCGCCACATGTCCCAAGTGCTGACGCTGTACACGAGGAGTCGTGAGGCGAGGACCGCGATGGCCAGCCAAACCATGTGCGGAGGCAAGCTGACGCCGATCAGCAACACGATGGTTTCCAGGGCCCGCTGGATACTTTGGGTGTACTGATACCGGGAAAAGTGGTGCTCGGTCTGATACCCGGCGAGAATGAAAGTCCCTTGCTGACTCAGCAGGGCGTTGAGGCCGAAGACCGCGATCACGATTTGCGCCTCCCACCGGGGCGTTGCAGTCAGCTTGAGGATTCTTTCGGCGTCAAAAAACGGCAAGACGACCAGCATGAGTAGGGCTATCGCCACCGTGATGACGGTGACGGTGAGCCACGTGGACTGGTAGATCGCCTTGGCCCTGGCCTTGTCGCCTCGACCCATGAGCTGGGTGATCTCGCTGACGGTCGCTGTCCCGAAGCCCATGTCGCCCAGGGTGAGGTAGGCGGGGACGCTGATTATGATCGACCAGTCGAAGTAGACGTCCGCGCCCCACTTCCGGCTAGCGACAAATTGGAGCAGGAAAGCCGACACAAATGCCACGGCTTGATTGACCAGCGTCGCGGCAAAACTCCGGTTCAGGCGCTTCCTGACGAGCTCGTCGTCCTGGGGCGTCTGGATCGGGTCGGGGGTCATTCCTGTCAATTGTGTCGGTATGTAGGTTCGGTTTATGCACCTGTGCTAGGGTCGAGCGAATCCCGATTATGGTATATTGGTGGACGCCTGCCGGTACGTCCGCGCGAGAGGTTCAAACGTGAGCGAGTCAAAAGAACGGATTCTTACTCCCAGCATGGCCGACCTGAGCTACAAGGAAGTCATTGGCGTCATCGGTCGGCGGAAGTGGATTGTCCTAGGCAGCATCGTCGCCGGCGTCGCGGTCGCTGCTGCAGTTTGCCAGTTTCTCATTAAGCCCGTTTGGGTGGCATCGGCACAATTGCTCGTTCCCGGACGAACGATCGCAGGTGGGGGCGTAGGCACCGGCCTGATCGACCAACTCGCCGAGAACCCGATCAACAACTACGACGTCCTCACCCAGATCCAGTTGTTGCAGTCTCAAGAAGTCATTTTCCGGGTCTACAACGAAGCCGGCGTCCAGATTCCTCGGACGTTCCGCGAAGCGGAGGACGCCCCGAAGATCGACGTCTTCCAACAGGGTGACACCCAGGTGCTCATCGGCCGGGTTTCGGCCCCGACGGAGTCGATCGCGACGAAGATGGCCCAGGCCCTGCCTATCGTCTATCAGCAGTACATCCAGACGAAGGCCGAAGAAGTTGTCAATGGGTCCATCAGCTTTTTGAACACCCGAATGGAAGAAGAGAAGAAACTTCTCGAGGCCGCCCGGACCGACTTGGCCGAATACCAGCGTCAAAACAACGTCTCTGTTTCCGCAGTTGAAGTCCAGTCCACCTCTACTCTGATCCAAAACGGCCAGGCCGAAGTACGAGCTGCCGAAGCTGGAGTCCAGGGGGCTGAGTCGGCCCTGGCAAAGACACGCGAGGAGCGGGCCGCAATTCCTGCGACCGTGACCCTGCCCGTGACCCGGTCGAACGTCGCCCTGATCGACCAGGAGAAGCGGAACCTTCAGACCTTGCAGACTCAGTTGGACGGCTTGCTCGCCCAGTACCTGCCCGAACACCCGCTGGTCAGGGCGGCCAAGGCGCAAGTCGACGGCCAGAAGGCGTATCTTGCCTCCATTCCACTCGAGGTCAAGGAACAGCAGGTCGTGCGCAACCCGCAGATCGACGCTTACGATCTTCGAGTCGCCCAAGCCGAAACCGACCTTGCCGCGGCAAGGTCCAGGCTCAGCACGCTCCAGGCCAAGCAGCGGGAGATCGAGGCGAGGAAAGGCACCGAGGCCGACACGGTCAAGGGCCTGACCGATAAAGAGCGGACGGTCGCCAACCACGAGACTTCCATCCAGCAGTTGAAGTCGACGCTGGACGCCCTGATGCTCAAGAAGAACAACCTTCAAGCACCCCAACAGCTCAACCGGTCGACCCTGGCCGAGCAGACCCAGCCCAACTGGCCCGTCTATCTCGGCGCCGGTGCGGTGGTCGGCCTGTTCCTCGGCGTCCTGGGTGCCATGGTCCGTGACTTCAACCAAGACAAGGTCATGGGCGGCTCGATGGCGTCGACCATCGCGGACAGTTACGTCCTCGCCAGGGTCCCGCGACGCTTGGCCAGCGCCAAGCCGATCATGACCACCGCCGGTGAAGCTCTCAGCTTTGAGTCGTACCGGATTTTGCGGACAAACCTGGTTTCTGGAGAAGGTGGCAAGGGCCTCAAATCGGTCGTCGTCACTTCGACCAGCGCGGGCGAAGGCGCGTCGACGGTCGCCGGCAACCTCGCGGTCGCCTTGGCCCAGGAAGGCAAGAAGACGGTCCTGCTCGACGCCAACATGCGTAACCCGGTGCAAGACCGATTGTTTGACGTCGCGCCGAACGGCGGTCTGAACCAGGCCCTGTCCCAAGGCACCGACGCGGCCAGCTTGACCATCGACACGTCGGTGCCGAACCTGAAGGTTCTCGTCGCCGGTGGCAAGTCCGCCAACGCGACCGAAGCCTTGGCCAGCCCAGCGATGGACGCGGTGCTCACCAGCCTCAAGGGCTCGTTCGACTACATCGTCGTCGACGCGCCGGCCGCGTTCACCACTGCCGACGCCCACGAGGTCGGCCGCAAGGTCGACGGAGTGCTCTATGTGGTCGAGTCGGGCAAGCCTTCGCGCTCGCAGTTGGCCGAGAGCATCGCCATGCTCCGCCATGCGGGTGGCAAACTCCTTGGCCTAGTCATGAACAAGGACAAAGGCGCCGCCGACCGCCTCTCGTGACCGGCGACGTCGGATACGAAACGACCGCCTCAGGACTGATCGTCCTGAGGCGTCTTTCTGTCACCCCAGGCCCCCGACGGACCGTCTTCTTCGACCGCGACGGCGTGCTCAACGTCGACCGGGGTTACGTGGGGTCCCGTGAGGACTTCGAGTGGAGGCGGGGTGCCGTCGAGGCGGTGGAGTTGGCCCACGGGCTGGGCTTTTGGACTGTCGTGGTGACCAACCAGTCCGGGATCGGTCGGGGTTACTTTTCCTCCGGGCAAGTGGTCGAACTGCTCCGTTGGATCATGGAGGTCGTGCCGCTGGACCTGGTCCTGGCCTGCCCGCACGGGCCCGACGACGGATGCCCCTGCCGAAAGCCCAAGCCGTTCATGCTCGAACATGCCGACCAGCTCCTTGGTGTGGTCAAGTCAGGTTCGTTCCTTGTCGGCGACATGGACCGCGACGTGGCGGCGGGGCGGGCCTTCGGTGTCCCGGGCTACTTGGTCGACGACTCACCGCTGGACACCTTTATCGCCCCGCTCCTCAGCTCTGCAGGAACCTCTTGACTTCTTGCGCCCGGTGCTTCGGCAACACTAAGACACGGCCCTCGGTCACGACGACGACCAAGTCTTCGACCCCCAGCAATGACACGGTCTGGTCTGTGCCGTGGACGTAGACCGTGTTGCCGTTGGCCTCGATCATGTGCGCCTGGCCTTGGACGACGTTCCCCGCGTCATCGGCCTCGTAGGACCGGGCCAGGGCGTCCCAAGCCCCCAAGTCGTCCCATTCAAACTCGGCCGGCACCACGAAGACTGGGTCCGCCCGCTCCATCACGGCGTAGTCGATCGAGAGGTTGGGCAGGCTGGCGAACACTTCGTCGGCCCGCTCCTGCTCCCCCGTCCTGATCAGTTCGGCCAGGGTGCGGGTCGTCGTGGCGACGTCCGGCGCCTGGCGGTCTAGCTCGCGCATGAATGTGGCCAGGGTGTAGAAAAACATCCCCGAGTTCCACAGGAACGTCCCGGCCGCGAGGAACTCCTCTGCCGTGGCCAAGTCGGGTTTTTCGCGGAACCGGACCACCCGGAGGGCGCTTCCCGACGGCTCGCCGGACTCGACGTACCCAAACCCCGTTTCGGGTCTGGTCGGGCGCACTCCGATGACGGCGATGCCGCCATGGGCCTCGGCTGCCTCCATCGCTTTGGTGACGGTGGACTGGAACCCGGACATCGGGTGGATCCTTTGGTCAGCCGTCAAGACCGCGACCGTCGTCTCGGACCAACCTCCTGGTTCGGCCGCCATGAGACTGGCGGCGACCCAAACAAGGCATCCCAAGGTGTTTCGTTTGCACGGCTCGGCCAGGATGTTCTCCGCTGGAAGTCCGGGGACGGCTGACAATGACCCTTCCACCAAGTGGCGACCCGTCGCAATATAGGTGGCGTCCAGGCCGGCAACGGCCGCCCCCCGCTCGACCGCTTCCGCAATCAATGGCTTCTCGGGGGAGGCCAAGTGCAAGAACTGCTTGGGTCTCTCCTTGGTCGAGACCGGCCAGAACCGCTCTCCAGAGCCACCCGCCATGATCACCGCGACGCGCTTCATTCTTTCCGTCGATACCCCCCTTTGAGGAATCGGTCTCCACTGAAGACGACCTCCCGGGGGTTTTTCCAGGAGAACGTCCCTTCGACCTTTTCCGGAACGAAGGATTGGGCGATGGCAGCCAGAGGGAGTCCGTCGGGTGGTTGGATGTCGGTCACGACGATCCGGTTGCCCGAGACGGTGTACTTACCTCGAAAACTCACTCCACCGGCGACATCAAGGGTAAAGACGGCCGTGCCGTCCGGCGCCAGTTCGACAGTGCGACGGCCCACGCCTTCGGACACCCACGTGCCGACCAGGCTCGGTTCAGTACAGGCGACCAGGAACCCGGTGGCAAGCAAGGCACCGGCAAGGGCCAAGCGTTTCATGGGTTCAGTGTATCCTTGGGCCGATGCCGACGAAGCGGCCTGCCCGGTCTGCCTCCCGGCGGACTGTCGAGGTTCTTGACCGTCTGGAAAGCGTCTACGGCCGTCAGCGCCATGTGCCCCGCTTTGCCCCCATGGACGAGCTTGTTTGCTGCATGCTCAGTCAACACTCCGCCGACGTGAACAGTTTCCCGGCCTTCACCCAACTCAAGGAGCGGTGGCCCGAATGGCCCGCCTTGGCCCAGGCCGACGTCACCGATGTGGTGGCGACGATCAAGAACGCGGGTTTGGCCAACCAAAAGGGCAAGGGCATCCTCGCCACCCTGCAGGCCGTCAAGGAAGCCTTTGGCGACTACACCCTCGAACCCCTGCGGAGTCGTCCCGTCGAGGACGGACTTGGCTTCTTGCGTGGGTTGCCAGGGGTCGGGCCCAAGACGGCCGCGATCGTCATGTGCCTGGCCTTCGGCAAACACGCCGTGCCCGTGGACACGCACGTCCACCGCGTCTCCCTGCGGCTTGGGCTGGTCCCCGACGGGACGACAGCAGAGCGGGCCCACAGCCTGCTCGACCAGGCCGTCCCCGTGGGCAAGGCCTTCCGATTCCATGTCACCCTGCTCGACCACGGCCGGCAAACGTGCTTTGCCAAGGCGCCGCTCTGTGGGTCTTGCGTCGTCCGAGATTTGTGCAGCTACCGCCCTCCGGCGAGGAAGGGGTCTT
This window of the Fimbriimonadaceae bacterium genome carries:
- a CDS encoding HAD family hydrolase — protein: MTGDVGYETTASGLIVLRRLSVTPGPRRTVFFDRDGVLNVDRGYVGSREDFEWRRGAVEAVELAHGLGFWTVVVTNQSGIGRGYFSSGQVVELLRWIMEVVPLDLVLACPHGPDDGCPCRKPKPFMLEHADQLLGVVKSGSFLVGDMDRDVAAGRAFGVPGYLVDDSPLDTFIAPLLSSAGTS
- a CDS encoding right-handed parallel beta-helix repeat-containing protein, producing MKGLNASVFRVGLTALSMSVCCFASAQLNLYVSTQGKDTWSGMLSAPNSAGTDGPKRTLAGGRDALRKIRAGQTPGGVVSAAEVSAAKRTFLGRGATVNVASGVYDAKNPIVFDSRDSVPSRRVTITYKATTNRAAVLDAGYSVTNLARPSAAFWTTETRVDPSFRSQVYVADISGAGDMGRLTFRMPGWNAMWSDVSFRLIPNYNQSAELVIDNEAMHLAQWPNEGVVDMNGMNGEPRFHNGHAFITRPGPSNNYSDSNSSNWIYEFEADFRGLKTPETIDANSDIWVRGCMNASKFKEYWEHVTKLDFSGGQSAGLLRFDPVATFYQTNAGRQVSGNGEPGRYTIVNSLYELDAPGEYYIDRLNKRLLVIPPATFVPGVSSVKLTMNQQPIIQANGLRGVTFDGLVLQNGRFMGAYFKDCYNVTFKNGTVQNVGHNGVTIDNSYRTNVQSNVITDTGQGGIDVQSGDRATLTPSGNVLADNVIKRWGRTMRFYTGAVRLDGCGNSMLNNTVADGMGEAVVLHGNEQIISGNHFSHTTYDAGDSGVIVNGHDVSDHGNVISNNYFEEIRSLPYSTWPVTALFVDGAGGGTTFDNNVVVGADKAVNILATCDINVRNNVFMNVSGYAVRASSSPFAPNGNYVTRANQMPWRGSLWSKKYPNLADWLSTLTPAPRHYNISNNIYVNCGVGLADKVSWGKVFAVGGVNHYNVDQSVSPFVDAPGGNFTLRSDKVGLVPGWTPLNTDTMGSRTIPDGTGSEF
- a CDS encoding polysaccharide biosynthesis tyrosine autokinase — encoded protein: MSESKERILTPSMADLSYKEVIGVIGRRKWIVLGSIVAGVAVAAAVCQFLIKPVWVASAQLLVPGRTIAGGGVGTGLIDQLAENPINNYDVLTQIQLLQSQEVIFRVYNEAGVQIPRTFREAEDAPKIDVFQQGDTQVLIGRVSAPTESIATKMAQALPIVYQQYIQTKAEEVVNGSISFLNTRMEEEKKLLEAARTDLAEYQRQNNVSVSAVEVQSTSTLIQNGQAEVRAAEAGVQGAESALAKTREERAAIPATVTLPVTRSNVALIDQEKRNLQTLQTQLDGLLAQYLPEHPLVRAAKAQVDGQKAYLASIPLEVKEQQVVRNPQIDAYDLRVAQAETDLAAARSRLSTLQAKQREIEARKGTEADTVKGLTDKERTVANHETSIQQLKSTLDALMLKKNNLQAPQQLNRSTLAEQTQPNWPVYLGAGAVVGLFLGVLGAMVRDFNQDKVMGGSMASTIADSYVLARVPRRLASAKPIMTTAGEALSFESYRILRTNLVSGEGGKGLKSVVVTSTSAGEGASTVAGNLAVALAQEGKKTVLLDANMRNPVQDRLFDVAPNGGLNQALSQGTDAASLTIDTSVPNLKVLVAGGKSANATEALASPAMDAVLTSLKGSFDYIVVDAPAAFTTADAHEVGRKVDGVLYVVESGKPSRSQLAESIAMLRHAGGKLLGLVMNKDKGAADRLS
- a CDS encoding lipopolysaccharide biosynthesis protein yields the protein MTPDPIQTPQDDELVRKRLNRSFAATLVNQAVAFVSAFLLQFVASRKWGADVYFDWSIIISVPAYLTLGDMGFGTATVSEITQLMGRGDKARAKAIYQSTWLTVTVITVAIALLMLVVLPFFDAERILKLTATPRWEAQIVIAVFGLNALLSQQGTFILAGYQTEHHFSRYQYTQSIQRALETIVLLIGVSLPPHMVWLAIAVLASRLLVYSVSTWDMWRINTWLRPGYKHFDRDIAVKMMRPAFFITVYSGASILSVEGFAQALALATGAATGGVLASSRKLARVSNQVVGGLGFSTAVEFSRMYGAGEITRARALILSTTQRAFWIAVCFLPLMMVVGPPFYHFWTKTKTIDLWSLTAMLLAAVFNSIWSPLAAGLLSINRTAKASTAYVLTMFGCCVATFFVAQRFGIEGAATLMAAAEVAMITVIVPTGCHLLEMKPSAFLLQVTRPPDRLKAWLTRDPKG
- a CDS encoding glycosyltransferase family 4 protein — its product is MDKVRTFPWIWGLYHLRLGKEDRITKDLALYARKSLSRFAATRLGNTTALVAMSASGLEAGREMKRLGGTWFCDRGSAHIQYQDQLLREEHAKWSVPYEHIDPRVIERELAEYEEADAVLVPSEFARRSFIQQGVHANKVIKIPYGVDLRDFYPGGGRPDGVFRILFVGGVTLQKGIPYLLQAVGRLHGDVELVIVGDDSLMPAGVLGQFDTAKVRWLGKQPRSEVRTWMQQSHVLVLPSVQDGFGLVMAEAMACGCTVVASHNTGIHDIVDDGVEGFSVPVGDAVALAERIQSLVDDPAMTRRMSEAAIARVSRLGGWNTYADGLISALTEVGGLHKTLVK
- a CDS encoding exosortase/archaeosortase family protein; the encoded protein is VQAGILMAAALSPLYWNLFAKMPELWFDAESYYQHGPLVPFAAGYIIYKKWPKIIQTDAKPTWFPLLLMIPLLLLVVVAARTNMIGVASGTLILVLLLTSWCLFGFRWALKMAPGPLFLAFAFPFWNGLIDKYTLNLQIFSTSGSYYMLKLLGMQPFRQGPTVIQLPKFSLNIAAECSGMKMTLAMIACVTFIALVSNIKWWGKILLAVIAIPLSLAMNSLRIGLIGVFGNEMGHDAGMWMHDYGSYGVLALSFYILYKVAQKLGWDA